The stretch of DNA GGTCAGCCGCCTAATCCCCAGTTACGAGTTCCGCTCGTGGGCCCAGCGGTAGGCAAGCAGACCTTGTCCGGTAATTATCAGGAGGAGTCATACCTGATGGCTCCAACCAGACTAATGGTACTATTCCACCCATCAACCAAGCAAATCAATCGCTAAGGAAACCAGGCTCTTCTGTGTTTGAAAGGTTGGGAgcaacccatgacctaaggaacgatctaaacagaagaaggggaacagacAAACAGAATACTACAACGATCGTGTAGCCTGGAGCCCGTACTTTCTAAATCCATTAAAGTGCTCGTTTGGAGTCAGCTCAGGAAAGTTTCTAGGATTCATCGTCAATGCccaaggaattgaagccaatccagaaaAAATTCAAGCAATCCTGGATATGAACTTGCCAACAAAAACTATAGAAGTGCAAAGCTtaactggtcgaatcgccgcactcagcagattcgtgtcaaaatcaacggacaaatgtgttccattcttcaacatcctgcgaggaaacaaatagtttgaatggacagaagaatgtgaaaagCTTTTCAGGATCTAAAGGcacaacttgcaaaacctcccgtactttcaaaacctctggacggtgagGAGTTGGGAATATACCTAGCTATCACGGAACATGCTGTAAGTACCGTCctgatcagagaagagaacaacgTACAACACCGAGTCTATTACATTAGTAAGAGACTCATCGAGGCCGAGggccgatatccgttgatagaaaaactcgcctactgcctcattctagcaacaaggaagttgaggccctatttccaagctcatcctgttggGGTATATACCGACCAGCCGGTAAGACAAATACTGTAAAAGCCAGATGCTTCTGGATGGTTACTTAAGTGGGCGGTAGAATTGGGTCAGtacgaaatcaacttccaaccccgaacagcaaTCAAAGGCCAGGCCTTGCTCGACTTtgtgtgttatagtgagatttctctcacctagaaactcaaGACCATACTCTTGATTAGAGGACACGTGTACTCAgttttccaatgaaagctgagtCGCCTGCAagagactcctcgaagttttaaACCTTGCTAAAGATAGAGTCAACGAGATATAATGAACTTGACCAAAATCTGATCGCATGATTAGATTTTGTATTATGCGGAACAAGAGAATAACTCgcatatattgaactatgtgCGAGTATCCTCTCCATGATTCTTGCATAAACATAGAGACCGACTCTCTATAATGCGAGTTGGTCCCAATGACCCTACAACTTTGATAAACtaatatagactcgcatgtctaggttctgtCAGCTCGTCATGCGATGTCCACCAAGGCGACTACTTAAGAACGCAAACATCCTAAACGAAATCAAGCGTTAGGCCCGCGAGTTTAACATTAgaatatgaacagtcaactcgcatgtTAAAAGGGTGCATGCGTTGCTGAATTTAGTAACtgctattcatttattgatgttAACGTTATTTAGTTTAgttattgtaattcaatgtgtaaaaacggattgacaatgaatgcaatccttgtataactaattggacacctgctttgtatataaagggatgatccaccgtgaaatgcgacctacgaaactcttgctacagtggactaagcagaccgtgatctgactgaaccactataatcctCTGTCTTATTGTTATTTCCAGTTTTCTGTTAAGCATTTCATATTCCCatttcgagtactcgccattttaggttgaatactcgcaattgttctttaagtaattttcttctTGTCATTGATAACATTATATACatttggtgttgcgaattttgctcgacaacatttggcgccgtctgtgggaatacGAGAATTAAAGTTTCATTCACTTCAAGTAAGAAaaccatcatggctggaaaccaAAAAAACGAAGGTGCTAACAACGAGTCCATCAATATCGGAATGATGAACGTGTCATTATCTGGAGTTAGGACACCACCTGTGGATGTCGTTAATGGTGGAGTCGGGAGAGGTAACATTAGACCTCTCAATCTATTCCCTGAAACAGCTGGTCCTCAACTCGGAGAAACGTTCACACCACCAGCAACAATGCACTTTCCACATGTCACTCCGGCGGTGGTATTTGAGGGAATCGTCCAACTCACCACCGACCAATATACTacgatctaggatcaactgcGTGCACTACATGCCGAAGTAGATGGACAAAACAGGGCCCGATGCCCCCCTCGAGCCCCTACTACTCGCATAGacaaccctcaggtaacaaacTCTAGACGTTGTAATAATCGTGttcgcagggaacgaagaaccaATCCTGAGGGTCTGGACCTAAACCAGCCAACCTCAAGAGACCAATCTGCGAGGTATCCTAGCCAGGAAACACAAGTTGACGAAGACCCTGAGCGACGTAATCCTCGCAGTCGACCATCAAGAGACAATGACGCAGAATCCGCCTCTTCATCCTCGCATGGTCGTACGCCTAGCAGATACACAAGGTCCAGTTCTGTGGAGACGCAATAGGGAGGACGTTATCAAGTACATAGGGGCgatctgcgtgatcacctcAACGCAGTTTTTAGAGCGCGCTCCCGCGCCCCCCGCAACGAGGAAACACCCCGTGATCTCCCCGTGGGCGATCAAGGTGTAAACACTCACACTAACCCGCCTAGCGCACCGGCAGCGACTACTGGAGTCAATATCCCAGCAAACCTCGCCGCAGTAGTCACGACTCCTGCAGTCCCAGCAGTCCTAACTCATGTAGCTGGAGGAATTGACCAAAGCATGGTTTTGcaagctttgaaaatgctcgagcagcagagaaagcccatatacaagctgcatggGACCTCTCCTTTCACTACGGAAGTGTGACAAGCTCAACTTCCCAATGGATTTTGACTATTCGAATCCCTAAAATATAAAGGTACCTCTAATCCCATAGATTATCTAGAAAAattcaatactataatggaagtggatcaGGTACCGCAGCTCGCGAAATgtcgcattcttgcggcaacgcTTGAGGAAAACGCCCacgattggttcacccaattgcCTGAGGCCTCGATATCGACATGGGAGACCTTTatcgacttattcctcacacaCTTTCAGGCCACGATGACTTATAGGCCTCCCTACACAACtctggccaacatcaaacaagaacccaTTGAGTCTTTGCAAGACTATTTTAAACGATTTAATGCGGAAGTAACAAAAGTtgagaaggctcccgagtcttcgcttgtttgtatgttgataacAGGTGTTTCGCCGAGAACCTATTTTTGGAAGGAGTTACAAGCTCGAAGACCAGAATCACTAGTCGAATTCTTCGCTATGGCCGAGCCTCATAAGAGAATTGATAATTCTCTAGCAGAGTTGGAAAAAGGCAAGGATAAGCGTAAATCACCAGTGCCGCCATCAAGGTCTCGCAGTCCCCGAGGGAAAAATTCCAAAGGTCGAAGCCTAAGAAGACGCAGCCCACGGTGACAGCGAAGTCCGAAGTTGGCCAAAtctcctccaaagaaggagTCCTCACCGAAAAGGAAAGGTGGACCGCATTTCGTTAACTATACCGAACTCGCGGTGCCACGAGACCACATCTATGCAATTGAGGAAAGGAAtggagtcttcaagaagccgccccgtATCAGGGGAAACCGCGACAAAAGAGACCCCAAaaagttctgtaagtaccataaagacattggtcacactactttggaatgttgggtcttgcaggatgaaatcgaGGAGCTGATTCGAAGAGGAAAGTTTGACAAATACAAAAAGAACGAGGAAGGTCATCCCCGAGCGGATGACAAAGAAGAAAATCAGAACGCGAGTGGTTTGAGAACACCTCGCAATATATTAACAATCATTGGAGGGCCCCATATCGCAGGAGACTCCCGCAAATCTCAAAAGCGATATGCCAAGGAAGCTAAAGAGAAGCCGCTCACCAATGTAAACAATCTCAGTGAACAGCCAGAGAAATTGTTTAAAAGAGAATGCGACGTCATCACCTTTATGGAAAGTGATGCGAaatgggtccatcacccgcattccGACGCACTAGTCATTGTCGCCAATATTGGCGGAGACAATGTCCACCGTATACTCGTGGACAATGGAAGTTCAGTGAATCTCTTGAATTTCCAAGCTTTTaaacaaatggggttgcatGAGAAGGACCTGCGACCTGTGACGTCGAGTATATATGGTTTTACCTCACACTGAAAGGGATGATTAAACTCCCGATTACCTTGGGAACCGCCCCAGTAACAGCCAAGTCAATGGCCGACTTTGCAGTAATCGACCAGTATTCGGCATACAATGCcgtgattggtcgaccaatcttgaaggagatgaagatcgtaaCATCCATTTATCATCtcacaatgaagttccctactctcGCTGGAGTAGGCTCTGTGCGAGGAGTCCAGTCAGACTCGGGAGAATGCTACGATGCAGCAGTCAAACTCGCGGAAAAGAAGTCAGTCAATGTCATCTATTTATTAGAGGCGCCACCTCCTCACTAGGAAGTCCTTAGGATCGAAGAGGTTCCACACACAGATGGACCGGATCTAGACCCAAGGATCCTCGATCATGCCGCAGTGGCCCAAGCTGCGAAAGACACtatcgaggtacctatagaccCCATAGATAATAGCAAAGTTTtgaaaattggttctaaattgTCTTTTCAGCAGCGAGAACAACTAACAACTTTTCTTAAATaaaatcttgatgtttttgcttggaaacattcagatatggtcagAATATCTCtgcaggtcatgtgtcatcgcttgaacattgaccccgaggtgcgaggtgtccgacagaagcgccgcaaaatggaccccgcgaggtaccaagcgctaaaagaagaagttgaccgcctcctagcctgcggctttatacgagAGTCATTCTACCCCAATTGGTTAGCGAATCCCGTACTCGTGCCAAGCCTAACGGgtcatggcgcacatgcgttgactttacagatttaaataaagcctgtcccaaagacagcttcccACTTGGTAGCATTGACCAACTcgttgatgccactgcaggtcatgaACTTCTAAGCTTTATGgacgcatactcgggatataatcaaatcccgatgtatgaacccGACCAGGAGCGTACATCGTTCATTACTAATCGAGGCCTATACTGTCataaagtaatgccttttggtttgataaacgcaggtgcgacttatcaaagacTTGTAagtatgatgttcgcagatcttattGGGAAcaccatggaagtatatgttgacgatatgctcgtaaaatctcaacatgcgaaggatcatatCGCCCATTTACAGGCAATGTTTGATATATTGCGTCGATATAAAATGCGACTAAACCCTCTAAAGTGCGTCTTTGGAGTTGGCTCCAGGAAATTCCTTGGATTCATGGTTAATCAACGAGGAATAGAAGCAAACCCCGCGAAGATCAGGGCGCTGGTGGAGattgttgaaatttattttaccaggatcttagatctactcacaagtatgttgtttaacaccctaaatatgaactttctaaaacgataaattgaacacatataaagttaagaaaaccttacattgatgcagcggaattaatgtctccttccactcagatctctaacccttgtatcctttctgtagcagagttaatcaagatctgaggccgaatgtccttctctttgtgtatgtgatccttcacagtcttccaatctatgattgagttactacttgctgtgtgtgggcactcacgctttcactagggtcgaaatttatgaagaggaaaagagaagagagggttttggccaggtatagaaaatagggaaggctaagtttttctgaagagagaaatttctgtgagAAGATGTTATGAAAACTTATTAAAAGCatgtaatttgactgagccatgaCTTTCTAtctataggcaactactaggtttaggttaggaattatttagcattaaataatgaaaatatcaatttgaatttccacaaatagtggccggccatggtgtgataatgggccccacttaattttgcagttttaacaaattttatttctattttctcaaaaatgccaattttccaattctaaccatttaaatgtcaaaactaattatttaataactgaaatagattattaaataatattgtcatttaatttaattattaactagacatataaagtccattaataaataaataaacttagaatctcttttctttacaatttcacctctgcttagtgaaaattcaaaaattagacatagtctaactttagaattataattgatcaatcacgaatcaattaatgagtcttacaagcagaatgttctcaactagaatggggaccatggatctatatgctgagcttccaatacgtgaaccaaatttaccaagtaaattcctacttattaattcttcgttgaatccactcttagaacttagaattgcactctcagacttatatagagcatattatatgttccacgatatcaatatgctatctcatttaaccattgttataatcttattgtgatttaaaagatcctctatatagaggatctacattgagatgggataattttaccgttctcacccctcaatgtattttgccccttaaaacacttagctacctgtaaatggtgtttagtgatctaataattagtcagttaaacaagagctcatccatttacttctatttgctaagctcgaagggaatcatcacttgacttctatacaccagtagaagctatagattccatatttatgttcagcactcccactcaatcatactatcatgttcccaaaatatacatatcaccctaacccaaaagtaggattaactaataaatcaaagaacgtgaatagtactcctgagttgagcctaagcatatcacgatttagattcttttaatcttaagatcaactattgatattgaattggaaagatatatataacagtaagtttgtaatatcttaacttagttgcaatatcagtccagtccaatgtatactccatacattcgaaactagtatactttactaatgttctggaaagaacataacacttatttcaagtgtaagtacacatcatcgctgattatcacattagtgtaaatccaaaacactgatgaaatagggaccaagtcttttgattcatatgatcacaatcacattccactgtgttgacgatactgtaattgtgaataaacatatgatctggatttaactgattttgtgtgtaaatgtaataaacatatttaaaccattagcatgtaaaattcatgcaaacataaatcacttcaaatttcttgtattgattactaatcaaattgtaaagagttttatttagggcataaaacccaacagagatGCCATCACCAACTAAGCCAAAAGAAGtccaaagcctcacaggtaaagtcgccgCTCTAAATCGCTTTATATCGCgatcttctgataagtgcaaAGAGTTTTTTCAGACTTTAAAAGGCAGTAAGAAGTTCCAATGGACCGAAAAATGCAAGGAGGCTTTTTAAGCCTTAAAGACACATTTGGGGCAACCCC from Cannabis sativa cultivar Pink pepper isolate KNU-18-1 chromosome 2, ASM2916894v1, whole genome shotgun sequence encodes:
- the LOC133034271 gene encoding uncharacterized protein LOC133034271, which encodes MQLRKGMESSRSRPVSGETATKETPKSSDEIEELIRRGKFDKYKKNEEGHPRADDKEENQNASGLRTPRNILTIIGGPHIAGDSRKSQKRYAKEAKEKPLTNVNNLSEQPEKLFKRECDVITFMESDAKWVHHPHSDALVIVANIGGDNVHRILVDNGSSVNLLNFQAFKQMGLHEKDLRPVTSSIYGFTSH